In Pseudomonas lalkuanensis, the following are encoded in one genomic region:
- a CDS encoding ABC transporter substrate-binding protein: protein MKGRCASLLFFLCLGLSQSLSAASVVFLNPGRTHEPFWASYAQFMQAAAGDLGMKLEIRYAERNLERMLDQAREVLQGENRPDYLVFVNEQYAGPEILRLARGSGVKLFAVNSSLTPDQQSVTGGTRERYPDWIGSMVPNDEEAGYLMAHSLLEQQARRAYGQPFDVLAFSGVKQTPAAQRREQGLMAALAEFPQARLRQLVYSEWNRDRAYNQALQLFQRYPDVSVVWSANDEMAFGAMKAATELGRKPGRDVYFSALNNSPEVLRTYLDGQISALVSGHFTLGGWAMVLLHDYDAGVDFARHGGKDREVRLFMALDRDKAKRLLRHMEQQGYDLDFRALSLVGKTSAPDYRFSLEPLMK from the coding sequence ATGAAAGGACGTTGTGCCTCCCTTCTGTTTTTTCTCTGCCTGGGGCTCAGTCAGTCGCTGAGTGCCGCTTCGGTGGTGTTTCTCAACCCCGGGCGAACCCACGAACCCTTCTGGGCCAGCTATGCGCAGTTCATGCAGGCAGCTGCCGGCGATCTGGGCATGAAGCTGGAAATCCGCTACGCCGAACGCAACCTGGAGCGGATGCTCGACCAGGCTCGCGAAGTGCTGCAGGGCGAGAATCGTCCTGATTACCTGGTATTCGTCAACGAGCAGTACGCAGGGCCGGAAATCCTGCGGCTGGCCCGCGGCAGTGGGGTCAAGCTGTTCGCGGTGAACAGCAGCCTGACGCCTGATCAGCAGTCCGTGACCGGTGGCACCCGGGAGCGCTATCCGGACTGGATCGGCAGCATGGTTCCCAATGATGAAGAGGCCGGCTACCTGATGGCGCATTCGTTATTGGAGCAGCAGGCGCGCCGCGCATATGGCCAGCCCTTCGACGTGCTGGCGTTCTCCGGCGTGAAGCAGACGCCCGCCGCCCAGCGCCGAGAGCAGGGGCTGATGGCCGCCCTCGCCGAATTCCCCCAGGCCCGTCTGCGGCAACTGGTCTACAGCGAATGGAATCGAGACCGCGCCTACAACCAGGCCCTTCAACTGTTCCAGCGTTATCCGGATGTGAGTGTCGTGTGGTCGGCCAACGATGAAATGGCTTTCGGCGCGATGAAGGCAGCCACCGAACTGGGACGCAAGCCGGGGCGGGACGTGTACTTCTCCGCGCTGAACAATTCCCCGGAAGTCCTGCGCACCTACCTCGATGGACAGATCAGCGCCCTGGTCAGCGGCCACTTCACCCTCGGCGGCTGGGCGATGGTACTGCTGCATGACTACGACGCAGGCGTGGACTTTGCCCGGCACGGGGGCAAGGATCGCGAAGTGCGGCTGTTCATGGCCCTGGACCGGGACAAGGCGAAGCGCCTCCTGCGGCACATGGAGCAGCAGGGCTACGACCTGGATTTCCGCGCCCTCAGCCTGGTGGGCAAGACGTCTGCGCCTGACTACCGCTTTTCCCTGGAGCCACTGATGAAGTGA
- a CDS encoding fatty acid cis/trans isomerase: protein MLWMRPTVAEDLSYSRDVQPIFTQKCVACHACYDSPCQLNLGSAEGAARGANKLPVYDGGRTKAQETTRLYFDARGADAWQRKGFHSVLDANGAQAALMARMLELGRSNPPVPNARLPADLDISINRQNQCPLPEEFDDYARKHARAGMPFAVTGLSDAEYQTLQRWLAQGAPVEEQAVQPSAAETRQVADWENLLNAPGAREVLVGRWLFEHLFLAHLYFEGGEPGHFFQLVRSRTPSGQPIDPIATRRPNEDPGNNFYYRLWPIQGVIVHKTHITYALSAAKMARVKELFFSGDWVADQVPGYGAQRRANPFETFQAIPAQARYQFMLDNAEYFVRTFIRGPVCRGQIATDVIRDNFWALFQAPAHDLYITDPEYREQATPLLAMPGQFDEIGDLLGLWRSYRDKRNEYEALRMAAYAEAPVPSWSHIWTGNDNALLSIFRQYDSASVRKGLIGEVPQTLWWMDYPLFERTYYQLVVNFDVFGNVSHQAQTRLYFDLIRNGAEVNFLRLMPAESRAALLGDWYQKSGKVKMWLDYQSIDKDTPSALALPEKDPKRAFAQELLSRYAGINVRPDPINRCSDGRCFRPGVAREVQDVEQVLSRLVSRPAAGLKVIEQLPEATLLRVETSDGRREIYSLLRNRAHSNVAFMLGEELRYQPGLDTLTLYPGVLSSYPNFIFNLKAGEVDAFVSALEKAKDGAAFHQVVERWGIRRTHPEFWSYFHDLAAFIRETEPAEAGELDMNRYQNL, encoded by the coding sequence ATGCTGTGGATGCGCCCGACGGTAGCTGAGGACTTGTCCTACAGCCGCGACGTACAGCCGATCTTCACGCAGAAGTGCGTGGCCTGCCATGCCTGTTACGACTCGCCTTGCCAGCTCAACCTGGGCAGTGCCGAGGGGGCCGCGCGGGGTGCCAACAAGTTGCCGGTGTACGACGGAGGCCGCACCAAGGCGCAGGAAACCACTCGCCTTTACTTCGACGCGCGTGGCGCCGACGCCTGGCAGCGCAAGGGCTTTCATTCCGTGCTCGACGCCAATGGCGCCCAGGCCGCGCTGATGGCTCGGATGCTGGAGCTGGGCCGATCGAATCCGCCGGTACCCAATGCCAGGCTGCCAGCCGACCTCGATATCAGCATCAATCGCCAGAACCAGTGTCCCCTGCCCGAGGAGTTCGACGACTACGCCCGCAAGCACGCCCGTGCCGGCATGCCGTTCGCCGTTACCGGCCTCAGCGACGCGGAATACCAGACCCTGCAACGCTGGCTGGCCCAGGGCGCCCCGGTCGAGGAACAGGCCGTGCAACCCAGCGCCGCTGAAACGCGCCAGGTGGCCGATTGGGAAAACCTGCTCAATGCGCCGGGCGCCCGTGAGGTGCTGGTAGGGCGTTGGCTGTTCGAGCACTTGTTCCTCGCGCACCTGTATTTCGAGGGCGGTGAGCCGGGGCACTTCTTCCAGCTGGTGCGGTCGCGTACGCCCAGCGGTCAGCCAATTGACCCCATTGCCACTCGCCGTCCCAACGAGGATCCGGGTAACAACTTCTACTACCGGCTCTGGCCGATCCAGGGCGTGATCGTGCACAAGACCCACATCACCTATGCGTTGAGCGCGGCGAAGATGGCGCGGGTCAAGGAGCTGTTCTTCAGTGGCGACTGGGTCGCCGACCAGGTGCCTGGCTATGGCGCCCAGCGCCGTGCCAACCCGTTCGAGACCTTCCAGGCCATCCCGGCGCAGGCGCGCTACCAGTTCATGCTGGATAACGCCGAGTACTTCGTGCGGACTTTCATCCGCGGTCCCGTCTGCCGTGGCCAGATCGCCACTGATGTGATCCGTGACAACTTCTGGGCACTGTTCCAGGCCCCGGCCCATGACCTGTACATCACCGACCCTGAGTACCGTGAGCAGGCAACGCCGCTGCTGGCGATGCCGGGACAGTTCGACGAGATCGGTGACCTGCTGGGGTTGTGGCGCAGCTACCGCGACAAGCGCAACGAGTACGAAGCGCTGCGCATGGCGGCTTATGCGGAGGCACCGGTGCCAAGTTGGTCGCATATCTGGACCGGTAACGACAACGCGCTGCTGTCGATCTTCCGCCAGTACGACAGCGCCTCGGTACGCAAGGGGCTGATCGGCGAAGTCCCGCAGACCCTCTGGTGGATGGACTATCCGCTATTCGAGCGCACCTACTACCAGTTGGTGGTCAACTTCGACGTGTTCGGCAATGTGTCGCACCAGGCGCAGACGCGGCTGTATTTCGACCTGATCCGCAACGGCGCCGAGGTGAACTTCCTCCGCCTGATGCCCGCGGAGTCCCGGGCGGCGCTGCTAGGTGACTGGTACCAGAAGAGCGGCAAGGTGAAAATGTGGCTGGACTACCAGAGCATCGACAAGGACACCCCAAGCGCTCTCGCCTTGCCTGAAAAGGACCCCAAGCGTGCTTTCGCCCAGGAACTGCTGTCGCGCTACGCCGGTATCAACGTCAGGCCCGACCCCATCAACCGCTGCAGCGATGGCCGTTGCTTCCGGCCGGGTGTCGCACGCGAGGTGCAGGATGTGGAGCAGGTGCTCAGCCGCCTGGTGAGCCGGCCAGCTGCGGGGCTCAAGGTAATCGAGCAACTGCCGGAGGCGACGCTGCTGCGGGTCGAAACGTCCGATGGGCGCCGCGAGATCTACAGCCTGCTGCGCAACCGTGCGCACAGCAACGTGGCCTTCATGCTCGGCGAGGAACTGCGCTACCAGCCGGGGCTGGACACCCTGACGTTGTACCCCGGCGTGCTCTCCAGCTATCCGAACTTCATCTTCAACCTCAAGGCGGGTGAGGTGGATGCCTTCGTGTCCGCCCTGGAAAAGGCGAAGGATGGTGCAGCCTTCCACCAGGTGGTGGAGCGCTGGGGCATCCGTCGAACCCACCCGGAATTCTGGTCCTACTTCCATGACCTGGCGGCTTTCATCCGCGAAACCGAGCCGGCGGAGGCGGGAGAGCTGGATATGAATCGGTACCAGAATCTCTGA
- the metH gene encoding methionine synthase translates to MSDRIARQQALQQALKERILILDGGMGTMIQSYKLQEEDYRGTRFADWPSDVKGNNDLLLLTRPDVIQAIEKAYLDAGADILETNTFNATRVSQADYGMEELVYELNVEGARLAREVADAKTAENPARPRFVAGVLGPTSRTCSISPDVNNPGYRNVTFDELVENYSEATKGLIEGGSDLILIETIFDTLNAKAAIFAVQGVFEELGFELPIMISGTITDASGRTLSGQTTEAFLNSVRHAKPISIGLNCALGAKELRPYLAELAAKAETHVSAHPNAGLPNAFGEYDETPAQMAEVVEEFAASGLLNIVGGCCGTTPPHIQAIAEAVAKYPPRVIPEIPKACRLSGLEPFTIDRSSLFVNVGERTNITGSAKFARLIREENYTEALEVALQQVEAGAQVIDINMDEGMLDSQAAMVTFLNLIAGEPDISRVPIMIDSSKWEVIEAGLKCIQGKGIVNSISMKEGVEAFKHHARLCKRYGAAVVVMAFDEVGQADTAARKKEICQRSYDILVNEVGFPPEDIIFDPNIFAVATGIEEHNNYAVDFIEACAYIRDELPYALSSGGVSNVSFSFRGNNPVREAIHSVFLYHAIRNGLTMGIVNAGQLEIYDEIPAELRDKVEDVVLNRHEGSTEALLAIADNYRGGGAVKEAESEEWRSYSVEKRLEHALVKGITTFIVEDTEECRQKCARPIEVIEGPLMSGMNVVGDLFGAGKMFLPQVVKSARVMKQAVAHLIPFIEAEKGDKPEAKGKILMATVKGDVHDIGKNIVGVVLGCNGYDIVDLGVMVPAEKILQTAREQKCDIIGLSGLITPSLDEMVHVAKEMQRQGFNLPLMIGGATTSKAHTAVKIDPQYSNDAVVYVTDASRAVGVATTLLSKEMKPEYARKLREEYAEVRERTANRAARTERLAYADALANKPQFDWASHQVAKPSFTGVQLLEDIDLAVLAQYIDWTPFFIAWDLAGKYPRILTDEVVGEAATALFNDAQAMLKQLIDGKLIKARAVFGFWPANQVDHDDIEVYDAHGKALARLHHLRQQTIKPDSKPNLCLADYVAPKESGITDYVGGFITTAGIGAEELAKQYEAKGDDYSAIMVKALADRLAEACAEWLHERVRKEHWGYAADEHLDNEALIKEQYKGIRPAPGYPACPDHTEKGTLFHLLDPQGASGVTLTEHYAMFPAAAVSGWYFAHPEAQYFAVGKVERDQIESYSRRKGQDQAVSERWLAPNLGYEN, encoded by the coding sequence ATGTCCGACCGCATCGCCCGCCAGCAAGCCCTGCAACAGGCGCTCAAAGAGCGCATCCTGATCCTCGACGGCGGCATGGGCACCATGATCCAGAGCTACAAGCTGCAGGAAGAGGACTACCGCGGCACCCGCTTCGCCGACTGGCCGAGCGACGTGAAAGGCAACAACGACCTGCTGCTGCTGACCCGCCCGGACGTGATCCAGGCCATCGAGAAGGCCTACCTGGACGCCGGCGCGGACATCCTCGAGACCAACACGTTCAACGCCACCCGCGTGTCCCAGGCCGACTACGGCATGGAAGAGCTGGTGTACGAGCTGAACGTCGAAGGCGCGCGTCTGGCCCGTGAAGTGGCCGACGCCAAGACCGCCGAGAACCCGGCCAGGCCGCGCTTCGTTGCCGGCGTGCTCGGCCCGACCAGCCGCACCTGCTCCATTTCCCCGGACGTGAACAACCCCGGCTACCGCAACGTCACCTTCGACGAACTGGTGGAGAACTACAGCGAAGCCACCAAGGGCCTGATCGAAGGCGGCTCCGACCTGATCCTGATCGAAACCATCTTCGACACCCTCAACGCCAAGGCGGCGATCTTCGCCGTGCAGGGCGTATTCGAGGAACTGGGCTTCGAGCTGCCGATCATGATCTCCGGCACCATCACCGACGCATCCGGCCGCACCCTGTCCGGCCAGACCACCGAGGCCTTCCTGAACTCGGTGCGCCACGCCAAGCCGATCTCCATCGGCCTGAACTGCGCCCTCGGCGCCAAGGAACTGCGCCCCTATCTCGCGGAGCTGGCGGCCAAGGCCGAAACCCACGTCTCGGCCCACCCCAACGCCGGCCTGCCCAACGCCTTCGGTGAATACGACGAAACCCCGGCGCAGATGGCCGAAGTGGTGGAAGAGTTCGCCGCCAGTGGCCTGCTCAACATCGTCGGCGGCTGCTGCGGCACCACGCCGCCGCACATCCAGGCCATCGCCGAGGCCGTGGCCAAGTACCCGCCGCGCGTGATCCCGGAAATCCCCAAGGCCTGCCGCCTGTCGGGCCTGGAACCCTTCACCATCGACCGCAGCTCGCTGTTCGTGAACGTCGGTGAGCGCACCAACATCACCGGTAGCGCCAAGTTCGCCCGTCTGATCCGCGAAGAGAACTACACCGAGGCCCTGGAAGTGGCCCTGCAACAGGTGGAAGCGGGCGCCCAGGTGATCGACATCAACATGGACGAAGGGATGCTCGACTCCCAGGCGGCCATGGTCACCTTCCTCAACCTGATCGCCGGCGAGCCGGACATCTCCCGCGTACCGATCATGATCGACTCCTCCAAGTGGGAGGTGATCGAGGCGGGCCTGAAATGCATCCAGGGCAAGGGCATCGTCAACTCCATCTCCATGAAGGAAGGCGTCGAGGCGTTCAAGCACCATGCCCGCCTGTGCAAGCGCTACGGCGCTGCCGTGGTCGTGATGGCCTTCGACGAGGTCGGCCAGGCCGATACGGCCGCGCGCAAGAAGGAAATCTGCCAGCGCAGCTACGACATCCTGGTCAATGAAGTGGGCTTCCCGCCGGAAGACATCATCTTCGACCCGAACATCTTCGCGGTGGCCACCGGCATCGAGGAGCACAACAACTACGCGGTGGACTTCATCGAGGCCTGCGCCTACATCCGCGACGAGCTGCCCTATGCGCTGTCGTCCGGCGGCGTGTCCAACGTGTCCTTCTCCTTCCGCGGCAACAACCCGGTACGTGAAGCGATCCACTCGGTGTTCCTGTATCACGCCATCAGGAACGGCCTGACCATGGGCATCGTCAACGCCGGCCAGCTGGAGATCTACGACGAGATCCCGGCCGAACTGCGCGACAAGGTCGAAGACGTGGTGCTCAACCGTCACGAGGGCAGCACCGAGGCCCTGCTGGCCATCGCCGACAACTACCGTGGCGGCGGCGCGGTGAAGGAAGCCGAAAGCGAGGAATGGCGCAGCTATAGCGTTGAGAAGCGCCTGGAGCATGCGCTGGTCAAGGGCATCACCACCTTCATAGTCGAAGACACCGAGGAGTGCCGCCAGAAGTGCGCGCGCCCCATCGAGGTGATCGAAGGCCCGCTGATGTCCGGCATGAACGTGGTGGGCGACCTGTTCGGCGCCGGCAAGATGTTCCTGCCCCAGGTGGTGAAGTCCGCCCGCGTGATGAAGCAGGCCGTGGCCCACCTCATCCCCTTCATCGAAGCGGAGAAAGGCGACAAGCCGGAAGCCAAGGGCAAGATCCTCATGGCCACCGTGAAAGGCGACGTGCACGACATCGGCAAGAACATCGTGGGCGTCGTACTGGGCTGCAACGGCTACGACATCGTCGACCTCGGCGTGATGGTGCCGGCGGAAAAGATCCTGCAAACCGCCCGCGAACAGAAATGCGACATCATCGGCCTGTCCGGCCTGATCACCCCGTCCCTGGACGAGATGGTCCACGTTGCCAAGGAAATGCAGCGCCAGGGCTTCAACCTGCCGCTGATGATCGGCGGTGCCACGACCTCCAAGGCACACACGGCGGTCAAGATCGACCCGCAGTACAGCAATGACGCGGTGGTCTACGTCACCGACGCCTCCCGCGCGGTGGGCGTAGCCACCACCCTGCTGTCGAAGGAGATGAAGCCGGAGTACGCCCGCAAACTGCGCGAGGAATATGCCGAGGTCCGCGAGCGCACCGCCAATCGCGCCGCCCGCACCGAACGCCTGGCCTACGCCGACGCCCTGGCCAACAAGCCGCAATTCGACTGGGCTTCCCATCAGGTTGCCAAGCCGAGCTTCACCGGCGTCCAGCTGCTGGAGGACATCGACCTGGCGGTGCTGGCCCAGTACATCGACTGGACCCCCTTCTTCATCGCCTGGGACCTGGCCGGCAAGTACCCGCGCATCCTCACCGATGAAGTGGTGGGTGAAGCGGCCACTGCGCTGTTCAACGACGCCCAGGCCATGCTCAAACAGTTGATCGACGGCAAGCTGATCAAGGCCCGTGCGGTGTTCGGCTTCTGGCCGGCCAACCAGGTGGACCACGACGACATCGAAGTCTACGACGCCCACGGCAAGGCCCTGGCGCGCCTGCACCACTTGCGCCAGCAGACCATCAAGCCCGACAGCAAGCCGAACCTCTGCCTGGCCGACTATGTGGCACCCAAGGAAAGCGGCATCACCGACTACGTGGGCGGTTTCATCACCACCGCGGGCATCGGCGCCGAGGAGCTGGCCAAGCAGTACGAAGCCAAGGGCGACGACTACAGCGCCATCATGGTCAAGGCCCTGGCGGACCGCCTGGCCGAGGCCTGCGCTGAATGGCTGCACGAGCGCGTGCGCAAGGAACACTGGGGCTACGCGGCCGACGAGCATCTGGACAACGAGGCGCTGATCAAGGAGCAGTACAAGGGCATCCGCCCCGCTCCCGGCTACCCGGCTTGCCCGGACCACACCGAAAAGGGCACCCTCTTCCACCTGCTCGACCCGCAAGGCGCCTCCGGCGTGACCCTCACCGAGCACTACGCCATGTTCCCGGCGGCGGCGGTCAGCGGCTGGTACTTCGCCCACCCCGAGGCCCAGTACTTCGCCGTCGGCAAAGTCGAACGCGACCAGATCGAGAGCTACAGTAGACGCAAGGGTCAGGACCAGGCCGTAAGCGAGCGCTGGCTGGCACCGAATCTGGGATACGAGAACTAA
- a CDS encoding DUF1883 domain-containing protein has product MKFIHQREHLNEGDLVVIQCSQTCNIRLMNDANFRSFKNGARHNYIGGAFDRFPAKIVVPSTGFWNVTLDTVTRRAISVTRKPNFEWSIKFVRRSK; this is encoded by the coding sequence ATGAAGTTCATCCATCAACGCGAGCACCTCAACGAGGGCGACCTGGTCGTCATCCAGTGCTCGCAGACCTGTAACATCCGACTGATGAACGATGCGAACTTCCGCAGCTTCAAGAATGGCGCCCGCCACAACTACATCGGCGGCGCGTTCGACCGTTTCCCGGCGAAGATCGTGGTCCCCAGCACCGGCTTCTGGAACGTCACCCTCGACACCGTCACCCGCCGTGCCATCAGCGTGACGCGCAAGCCCAACTTCGAGTGGTCGATCAAGTTCGTGCGCCGCAGCAAGTAA
- a CDS encoding DUF2970 domain-containing protein, protein MDDKNHDQPLSFREMLQSVLAAAFGVQSGKNRTRDFSRGKPSHFIILGVLFTAIFVLVLFGLVKVILHLAGV, encoded by the coding sequence ATGGACGACAAGAACCACGATCAACCACTGAGCTTCCGCGAGATGCTGCAGAGCGTACTGGCGGCGGCCTTCGGCGTGCAGAGCGGAAAGAATCGAACCCGCGACTTCAGCCGCGGCAAGCCCAGCCACTTCATCATCCTCGGGGTGCTGTTCACCGCCATCTTCGTGCTGGTGCTGTTCGGACTGGTGAAAGTGATACTCCACCTCGCCGGGGTGTGA
- a CDS encoding FAD/NAD(P)-binding protein, with the protein MRVNQCISIIGSGFCGTALSIQLLHHAKEPLHVQLINRSGLLARGLAYGTRSASHLLNVPAGRMSLFPDHPNDFLFFAQSRLPEARTGDFLPRSLYGDYLEQRLAEAIAGRSPAVSFEHVEAQVVDIDTTPGKVTLELLDGRRLEATQAIIATGNFAPAIPAPLADIASDPRFIRDPWRPGVLQPIDPKSRILLIGTGLTMLDVALALQDKGHLGSLQALSRRALLPQPHRSNQESPSLPEIPESILQQTTMRHLLSDVRNFVHEAQRDGFDWRDVVAALRPITPLLWQRLACSERKRFLRHLQPYWEVHRHRAAPRIAARIEAMLRQSLLQVKAGRVSAASITDTALVLDVKPRGKQQSCRFEVDYIINCTGPCSDLSKLDEPLLNSLCARGEVLGDEEGLGLEADDGYRLMRKDEAAQERLFLLSPMLRARYWEATAVPELRQHAARLAEQLLAKNLAD; encoded by the coding sequence ATGAGAGTGAATCAGTGCATCAGCATCATTGGCAGTGGATTCTGCGGAACGGCACTTAGCATCCAACTACTCCACCACGCGAAAGAGCCGCTGCATGTGCAGCTGATTAATCGATCCGGCCTTCTGGCAAGGGGATTGGCCTACGGCACCCGCTCTGCCAGTCACCTTCTCAATGTTCCAGCAGGGCGAATGAGCCTGTTTCCGGATCACCCCAACGACTTCCTGTTTTTCGCGCAGTCCAGGCTTCCAGAGGCCCGGACGGGTGATTTCCTGCCCAGAAGCCTATACGGCGACTACCTGGAGCAGCGCCTGGCCGAAGCCATCGCAGGCAGGTCACCGGCCGTCTCGTTCGAGCATGTCGAAGCCCAGGTCGTCGATATCGACACGACTCCCGGCAAGGTGACGCTGGAACTATTGGACGGCCGCCGCCTGGAAGCGACCCAGGCAATCATCGCAACGGGCAATTTCGCCCCGGCCATTCCCGCCCCCCTTGCCGACATCGCCTCGGATCCGCGCTTCATCCGGGACCCGTGGCGGCCCGGCGTACTCCAGCCAATCGACCCGAAGTCGAGAATCCTGCTGATTGGCACAGGGCTGACCATGCTCGACGTGGCCCTGGCGCTGCAGGACAAGGGCCACCTCGGCAGCCTGCAAGCGCTTTCGCGACGTGCGCTGCTACCCCAGCCTCACCGTTCCAATCAGGAATCACCGAGCCTCCCCGAAATCCCGGAGTCGATACTCCAGCAAACCACGATGCGGCATTTGCTTTCCGACGTCAGGAACTTCGTACACGAGGCGCAACGCGACGGTTTCGACTGGCGCGACGTGGTCGCGGCCCTGCGCCCGATCACGCCGCTGCTTTGGCAGCGCCTGGCGTGCAGTGAGCGCAAGAGGTTCCTGCGCCACTTGCAACCCTACTGGGAAGTGCATCGCCACAGAGCCGCGCCGAGGATCGCCGCGCGAATCGAGGCAATGCTCCGGCAGTCCCTGCTGCAGGTTAAAGCCGGTCGCGTGAGCGCCGCAAGCATCACCGACACAGCGCTGGTACTGGACGTGAAACCACGTGGAAAACAGCAATCCTGCCGCTTCGAAGTCGATTACATCATCAACTGCACAGGACCGTGCAGCGACCTGTCGAAGCTGGATGAGCCGCTGCTCAACAGTCTATGTGCCCGCGGCGAAGTGCTAGGGGATGAGGAAGGACTGGGGCTGGAAGCCGACGATGGCTATCGATTGATGCGCAAGGACGAAGCGGCGCAAGAGCGACTCTTCCTGTTGAGCCCCATGCTCCGCGCCCGATACTGGGAGGCGACCGCTGTGCCTGAACTGCGCCAGCATGCGGCAAGACTCGCGGAACAACTGTTGGCAAAGAACCTGGCGGACTAG
- a CDS encoding RNA methyltransferase, giving the protein MRIPDIHQRLADLGALPVHSGRVVRAWLQGKPLDAGTRRQHTEHFLPLSVRDGLPALAEELGSLVSLRSEHPGVDGSARLLVALRDGQMVESVLLPRDGLCVSTQVGCAVGCVFCMTGKSGLLRQVGSAEIVAQVALARRFRPVKKVVFMGMGEPAHNLENVLEAIDLLGTDGGIGHKNLVFSTVGDMRVFERLPQERVKPALALSLHTTRADLREQLLPKAPRIAPDELVELGERYARSIGYPIQYQWTLLKGINDSPEEMDGILRLLKGKYAVMNLIPYNSLDADEYQRPDGERIVQMVRYLHSRGILTKVRNSAGQDVEGGCGQLRARAVELVNTRRLQRSAS; this is encoded by the coding sequence ATGCGAATCCCCGATATTCACCAGCGACTCGCCGACCTCGGCGCCCTCCCCGTCCATAGCGGGCGGGTAGTGCGTGCCTGGCTGCAGGGCAAGCCCCTGGACGCCGGCACCCGCCGTCAGCACACCGAACACTTCCTGCCCTTGAGCGTCCGCGACGGCTTGCCGGCACTGGCCGAGGAGCTGGGCTCCCTGGTGAGCCTGCGATCCGAACACCCCGGCGTCGACGGTTCCGCCCGGCTACTGGTGGCCCTGCGTGACGGTCAGATGGTGGAAAGCGTACTGCTGCCCCGTGACGGCCTCTGCGTTTCCACCCAGGTTGGCTGCGCCGTGGGTTGCGTCTTCTGCATGACCGGCAAGAGCGGCCTGCTGCGCCAGGTGGGCAGTGCCGAAATCGTCGCCCAGGTCGCCCTCGCCCGCCGCTTCCGGCCGGTGAAGAAGGTGGTGTTCATGGGGATGGGTGAGCCGGCGCACAACCTGGAGAACGTGCTCGAAGCCATCGACCTGCTGGGCACCGATGGCGGCATCGGCCACAAGAACCTGGTGTTCTCCACCGTGGGCGACATGCGCGTCTTCGAGCGCCTGCCCCAGGAGCGAGTCAAGCCGGCCCTGGCGCTATCGCTGCACACTACCCGGGCCGACCTGCGCGAACAGCTGCTGCCCAAGGCGCCGCGCATCGCCCCGGACGAACTGGTGGAGCTGGGCGAGCGCTATGCCCGCAGCATCGGCTATCCGATCCAGTACCAGTGGACCCTGCTCAAGGGCATCAACGACAGCCCGGAAGAAATGGACGGAATCCTGCGCCTGCTCAAGGGCAAGTACGCGGTGATGAACCTCATCCCCTACAACAGCCTCGATGCGGACGAGTACCAGCGCCCGGATGGCGAGCGCATCGTGCAGATGGTCCGCTACCTGCACAGCCGCGGCATCCTCACCAAGGTGCGCAACTCCGCCGGCCAGGACGTCGAAGGCGGTTGCGGCCAGTTGCGCGCCCGCGCCGTGGAACTGGTCAATACCCGTCGCCTGCAGCGCTCGGCCTCCTGA